Proteins encoded within one genomic window of bacterium:
- a CDS encoding cysteine desulfurase family protein — MSKRIYLDYASVTPIDKKISKEILRVSQKYVANPSSLYKEGVEVLNFLESCRNRVAKALEVHADEIIFTSGGTESNALAIKGVIKGYIAEQTKADGLDSEINNDINGDIIIPHIISSTIEHPSIRELLNNLEKKGEIELTLISPNEEGIIEASEISEALKPKTILVSVMYANNEIGTIMPLAQIGKKLREYKRGLGRTEFDMPFLHSDASQAVQYLSMRVPSLHVDLMTMDGGKIYGPRGVGALFVKRIVPFKSITDGGSQENGRRAGTENVPGIAGFALALETAEKEKTKEFTRVEVLRNMLLEYLKSSKIGDSKMGEFFTINGTIEEGQRLPNNLNICIKEIDAEFLVVTLDAMGLCVSSVTSCRTLSEDSYSYVVQEVSGDGCSKSSLRISLGKYTTKSDVIKAGKMVVEAVTRV, encoded by the coding sequence ATGTCCAAAAGAATTTATCTAGATTATGCGTCAGTTACACCTATCGATAAGAAAATATCGAAGGAAATTTTACGTGTGTCACAAAAATATGTTGCAAATCCATCTTCATTATATAAAGAGGGGGTTGAGGTTTTAAATTTTTTAGAATCATGTAGAAATCGAGTTGCAAAAGCACTTGAGGTACATGCTGATGAAATTATTTTTACATCAGGTGGAACGGAATCAAATGCTTTAGCTATTAAAGGTGTAATTAAAGGATATATAGCGGAACAGACAAAAGCTGATGGACTGGATAGTGAAATTAATAATGATATTAATGGGGATATTATAATTCCACATATAATTAGTTCAACAATTGAGCATCCTTCAATTAGAGAACTTTTGAATAATTTAGAAAAAAAAGGAGAAATTGAATTAACCCTAATCTCGCCAAACGAAGAAGGAATTATTGAAGCATCAGAAATTTCTGAAGCATTAAAACCAAAGACTATACTGGTGAGTGTTATGTATGCTAATAATGAAATTGGAACAATTATGCCACTAGCCCAGATTGGAAAAAAGTTGAGAGAATATAAGCGAGGCCTTGGTAGAACAGAATTTGATATGCCGTTTTTGCACAGTGATGCATCGCAAGCAGTTCAATATTTATCAATGAGAGTTCCATCTCTTCATGTTGATTTAATGACAATGGACGGTGGAAAAATTTATGGACCACGTGGAGTAGGGGCTTTGTTTGTAAAAAGAATTGTTCCTTTTAAGTCAATTACAGATGGTGGTAGTCAAGAAAATGGAAGACGAGCCGGAACAGAAAATGTGCCGGGAATTGCAGGCTTTGCATTAGCTCTTGAAACAGCAGAAAAAGAAAAGACAAAAGAATTTACGAGGGTTGAGGTTCTTCGTAATATGCTTTTGGAATATTTGAAGTCATCAAAAATTGGCGATTCTAAAATGGGGGAGTTTTTTACAATAAATGGCACAATAGAAGAAGGACAAAGATTACCTAATAATTTAAATATTTGTATCAAAGAAATTGACGCAGAGTTTCTTGTCGTAACATTGGATGCAATGGGCTTGTGCGTTTCTTCTGTAACAAGTTGTAGAACACTTTCTGAAGATTCATATTCATATGTTGTTCAAGAAGTATCAGGGGACGGTTGTTCTAAATCATCTCTAAGAATAAGTCTAGGAAAATACACAACAAAGTCCGATGTAATTAAGGCGGGGAAGATGGTGGTGGAGGCGGTCACTAGAGTTTAA
- a CDS encoding DUF4446 family protein, with amino-acid sequence MFYLSADILSIGLIALSVVVLILLIMVIGIQMRLKNLLKSGAKSIEESITSMIKHIDDLEVFKKESQEYLTLVEKRLRNGIQGVDTLRFNPFKGTGSGGNQSFSTAFINEQGDGVVFSSLYSSDRMSVFAKPIEKFKSTFELTEEEAKSIAMAHDRLVSPKV; translated from the coding sequence ATGTTTTATTTAAGCGCTGATATATTGTCAATCGGACTAATTGCACTTTCTGTAGTCGTCCTGATTCTTCTAATAATGGTTATCGGAATACAAATGAGGTTAAAAAACCTTCTTAAAAGCGGAGCAAAATCAATTGAAGAAAGTATCACTTCAATGATTAAGCATATTGATGACCTAGAGGTCTTCAAAAAGGAATCTCAGGAGTACCTAACACTAGTTGAAAAACGCCTAAGAAATGGAATACAAGGAGTGGATACACTAAGATTCAATCCATTTAAAGGAACTGGATCTGGTGGAAATCAAAGCTTTTCAACGGCTTTCATAAATGAACAAGGAGATGGAGTAGTTTTTTCAAGTCTATATTCAAGTGACAGAATGAGCGTTTTTGCAAAGCCAATTGAAAAATTCAAGTCAACATTCGAACTAACCGAAGAAGAAGCAAAATCAATTGCAATGGCGCATGACAGATTAGTGTCTCCAAAGGTTTAA
- the infB gene encoding translation initiation factor IF-2 codes for MEIQTSDSRPPVVVVMGHIDHGKSTLLDYIRKTNVVDKEVGGITQRMSAYEVDHTAVDANGKEQKKTIVFIDTPGHESFSAIRARGATAADIAILVVSAEDGVKPQTLDALKAIKDAGLPFIVGISKIDKPNADIDRVKLSLAENEIYVEGYGGSIPWIAFSGKTGAGVDELLDLILLTAEVDEINGDPFAEAECVVIEANRDKVRGVSATLIVKNGTLYTGSFIVSGTALSPVRIMENFLGKPLKEAGPSTPVRVVGWTAEPEVGGVCFTFGSKKTAEAYVAEELIKARERSEAIQKVRVIDRITATNKANALAHENGEEIIDTVVLPVIIKADTSGSAEAVKYEIENKIKVPNVEIRIIAMSIGDILEKDVKLASGKAGTVILGFNTKIDSGSKSMADKNGIHIMTFNIIYKMTEWLQEFAEEHRPRTQIEETKGMIKVLKIFSASKDKQVLGGRVETGMISFNDEVKILRRDIEIGRGRVRELQHLKAKIGSVEEGKEFGAMVESKVEITAGDKLETFHKIIK; via the coding sequence ATGGAAATTCAAACATCAGACTCTAGACCGCCGGTAGTTGTCGTAATGGGCCACATTGACCACGGTAAATCAACACTTCTTGACTACATCAGAAAAACTAATGTGGTTGATAAAGAGGTGGGAGGAATTACACAAAGAATGTCAGCTTATGAAGTTGACCATACTGCCGTTGATGCTAATGGTAAGGAACAAAAAAAGACAATAGTATTTATTGATACTCCAGGTCATGAATCATTTAGCGCGATCAGAGCGCGTGGTGCAACAGCAGCAGACATTGCAATTCTTGTTGTATCAGCTGAAGACGGAGTTAAACCTCAAACACTAGATGCTCTTAAAGCAATCAAAGATGCAGGACTTCCTTTCATTGTTGGAATCAGTAAAATCGATAAGCCAAACGCTGACATTGATAGAGTTAAGCTTTCCCTGGCAGAGAATGAAATCTATGTTGAAGGTTATGGAGGCAGTATTCCATGGATAGCATTCTCTGGTAAGACAGGAGCTGGTGTTGATGAACTATTAGATTTAATTTTACTAACTGCAGAAGTTGATGAGATTAATGGAGATCCATTTGCTGAAGCAGAGTGTGTTGTTATTGAAGCAAATAGAGATAAAGTTAGAGGAGTTTCTGCAACACTAATTGTTAAGAATGGAACACTTTACACTGGATCATTTATTGTTTCAGGAACAGCATTGTCTCCTGTTAGAATTATGGAAAACTTTCTAGGAAAGCCATTAAAAGAAGCTGGACCTTCTACTCCAGTTAGAGTTGTTGGTTGGACAGCAGAGCCTGAGGTTGGTGGAGTATGCTTTACATTTGGAAGCAAAAAAACAGCTGAGGCTTATGTTGCAGAAGAATTAATAAAAGCAAGAGAAAGATCTGAAGCTATTCAAAAGGTTCGTGTTATAGACAGAATTACAGCTACAAACAAAGCTAATGCTCTTGCTCATGAAAATGGTGAAGAGATTATTGATACAGTTGTTCTTCCTGTAATTATCAAAGCAGACACTTCAGGATCTGCGGAGGCTGTGAAGTATGAAATCGAAAATAAAATTAAAGTTCCTAATGTAGAAATTAGAATTATTGCGATGAGTATTGGAGATATTCTAGAAAAAGACGTCAAACTAGCTTCAGGAAAAGCTGGAACAGTTATTCTTGGATTCAACACAAAGATTGATAGTGGATCAAAGTCCATGGCGGACAAAAATGGAATTCATATAATGACATTCAATATCATTTACAAGATGACAGAATGGTTACAAGAATTTGCAGAAGAACATAGACCAAGAACTCAAATTGAAGAAACTAAAGGAATGATTAAGGTTCTTAAAATATTTAGCGCAAGCAAGGACAAACAAGTTCTTGGAGGAAGAGTTGAAACTGGAATGATTTCATTTAACGATGAAGTTAAAATTCTTAGACGCGATATTGAAATTGGTAGAGGTCGTGTTCGTGAACTTCAACACCTTAAGGCTAAAATTGGTTCAGTTGAAGAAGGAAAAGAATTTGGAGCTATGGTTGAGTCAAAGGTTGAAATAACAGCTGGAGATAAATTGGAAACATTCCACAAAATCATAAAGTAA
- a CDS encoding HNH endonuclease, giving the protein MRKRKWSKDQLIKSVSESTSYRQVLKKLALVEAGGNYTQIKKYVLEYNVSIAHFTGRGWSKGKKFSDKTPLIPTKDILVVNSTFQSHKLKKRLFKEGLKEKKCEICGWNKTTAEGRLPLELDHINGDNMDNRISNLQILCPNCHSLQPTHRGLNKNKKARVVEW; this is encoded by the coding sequence ATGAGAAAAAGAAAATGGTCAAAAGATCAACTTATCAAGTCAGTTTCCGAATCTACAAGCTATAGGCAGGTTCTGAAAAAACTTGCATTAGTTGAGGCTGGAGGAAATTATACTCAAATAAAGAAATATGTTTTGGAATACAATGTTTCGATAGCACATTTTACAGGTAGAGGGTGGAGCAAGGGTAAAAAATTTTCTGATAAGACACCTTTAATTCCAACTAAAGATATTCTTGTAGTAAACAGCACATTTCAAAGTCACAAACTTAAAAAGCGTTTATTTAAAGAAGGCTTAAAGGAAAAGAAATGTGAGATATGTGGTTGGAACAAAACAACAGCCGAAGGAAGATTACCTTTAGAACTAGACCATATAAATGGTGATAATATGGACAATAGAATATCTAATTTGCAGATACTTTGCCCAAATTGTCATAGTTTGCAGCCTACTCATAGAGGATTGAATAAAAATAAAAAAGCTCGGGTGGTGGAATGGTAG
- a CDS encoding 3D domain-containing protein, protein MIHIKKVAIFAAFITIIPFGTTNAKGDGENKNHNRDRDCNRLELCYMEVCVTKYHKSEPHCDPGTLNGDSKTGVKLREGNSKVIGTIATDPRVIPFGSLVLMTTKKGVTNLYLAVDIGGAVTARRASRQLAKQDGLGKEWATRPVIDVYSSREIISNWSTVMIVKAAPLGKLKDSELRPRLKERMYTGYWMSRGLELPDKKQFMAYNK, encoded by the coding sequence ATGATACATATAAAGAAAGTTGCTATTTTTGCAGCATTCATCACTATAATCCCATTTGGCACTACCAACGCCAAGGGTGATGGAGAAAACAAAAATCACAACAGAGATAGGGATTGTAATAGGTTGGAATTGTGCTACATGGAGGTCTGCGTGACCAAGTATCACAAGTCTGAACCTCACTGCGATCCAGGTACATTGAATGGAGATTCCAAAACGGGCGTTAAACTCCGTGAAGGAAACTCCAAGGTTATTGGGACAATCGCAACTGACCCCAGGGTCATACCGTTTGGCTCACTCGTTCTGATGACTACAAAGAAAGGGGTCACAAACCTCTATCTCGCTGTGGATATTGGAGGAGCAGTAACCGCCAGAAGAGCATCACGTCAACTTGCGAAGCAAGATGGACTAGGAAAGGAATGGGCTACCCGCCCAGTGATCGATGTATATTCATCACGAGAGATTATCAGCAACTGGTCAACAGTTATGATAGTCAAAGCCGCCCCATTGGGAAAGCTGAAAGACTCGGAGTTGAGGCCGCGTTTGAAAGAACGCATGTACACCGGATACTGGATGTCCAGAGGGCTTGAGCTGCCCGATAAGAAGCAGTTCATGGCCTATAACAAATAA
- a CDS encoding phosphatidylserine/phosphatidylglycerophosphate/cardiolipin synthase family protein, whose protein sequence is MRYKFFANSQKSWQAMFNAISVAKKSVYLEMYIFQDGMVEFDFLKLIKQKASEGLRVRIILDSFGSSNLSKKAVMEIRESGAEIFFLSYLFHRTHRKILIVDEQVAFIGGVNFQQSSSLWNDLVVQSKGKLVSVIIRSFAKSYVECGGLDQSIISLSKRNNVHRKIPRIRKKMHDWIIEHSPVKNRFRLKKIYTNHLSKAKKDIVLLTPYLIPKRWFIGLLHQAHLRGVNVEILVPRDTDHYVIDRINYYYMCKLSKLGIKFYLEPKMNHAKIMVIDSKDAIIGSNNLDFLSFEFNSEIGIFFKDPHAILKITKIIDVWKKESVFFDPGSCKMKWFDYVLFPVISLFLRFL, encoded by the coding sequence ATGCGTTACAAATTCTTCGCTAATTCTCAGAAGTCATGGCAAGCAATGTTTAATGCTATTTCTGTTGCTAAAAAATCTGTATATCTCGAGATGTATATTTTTCAGGATGGGATGGTGGAGTTTGATTTTTTGAAGTTAATAAAACAAAAAGCCTCAGAAGGTTTGAGAGTTAGAATAATTTTAGATTCATTTGGAAGTTCAAATTTGAGTAAAAAAGCAGTAATGGAAATTAGAGAATCAGGGGCAGAGATATTCTTTCTAAGTTATCTTTTCCACAGAACACATAGAAAAATTTTGATTGTCGATGAACAAGTAGCTTTTATTGGAGGTGTAAATTTTCAGCAAAGCTCATCGCTTTGGAACGATTTAGTTGTGCAATCAAAAGGAAAGTTGGTATCTGTTATAATTAGATCTTTTGCAAAGTCTTATGTAGAGTGCGGAGGTCTTGATCAATCCATTATTTCGCTTAGTAAAAGGAATAATGTTCATAGAAAAATTCCTAGAATCAGAAAGAAAATGCACGATTGGATTATAGAGCATTCGCCTGTGAAGAATAGATTTCGTCTAAAAAAGATTTACACAAATCATTTATCGAAAGCTAAAAAGGACATAGTTCTTTTAACCCCGTATCTTATACCAAAGCGATGGTTTATTGGCTTGCTCCACCAGGCACATCTTCGGGGTGTTAATGTTGAAATTTTAGTACCAAGAGACACTGATCATTATGTTATAGATAGAATTAATTACTATTATATGTGTAAGCTCTCTAAACTCGGAATAAAGTTTTATCTGGAGCCAAAAATGAATCATGCAAAAATTATGGTTATTGATTCTAAGGATGCAATTATTGGATCAAATAATTTGGATTTCTTATCATTTGAATTTAACTCCGAGATTGGCATTTTCTTTAAAGATCCTCATGCAATCTTGAAAATCACGAAAATAATTGATGTATGGAAAAAAGAATCAGTTTTTTTTGATCCAGGTTCATGTAAAATGAAGTGGTTTGATTATGTCTTGTTTCCTGTTATAAGTTTATTTTTGCGATTTCTCTAA
- a CDS encoding cupin domain-containing protein — MKKGYKENIEKETLENINFRKVLYTGAHMQLVLMSLKPSEDIGLEVHTENDQFFRFEKGHGKVIVGETEYEVADGDVIIVPSNTQHNIINTSDTEDLKMYTIYSPAHHKDGVVRLTKEEAEKDGPEFDGVLSE, encoded by the coding sequence ATGAAAAAAGGATATAAAGAAAACATAGAAAAAGAAACATTAGAAAATATTAATTTTAGAAAAGTGCTTTATACAGGCGCTCATATGCAATTAGTGCTTATGTCACTTAAACCAAGTGAAGACATTGGCCTTGAAGTTCATACTGAAAATGACCAATTTTTCCGTTTTGAAAAGGGACATGGAAAAGTAATTGTTGGTGAGACTGAATATGAAGTAGCGGATGGTGATGTAATAATCGTTCCTTCAAATACTCAACACAATATTATTAATACCTCAGATACAGAAGACTTAAAAATGTACACAATCTACTCTCCTGCTCATCACAAAGATGGTGTCGTAAGATTAACCAAGGAGGAAGCGGAAAAAGACGGACCAGAATTTGATGGTGTTTTAAGTGAGTAA
- a CDS encoding acyltransferase, whose protein sequence is MSVVTNDAMADNHHKPLYFENLDGLRFIAFFAVFISHASLFLGYDNNSYFYQLFKKYILVNGDVGVSFFFVLSGFLITYLLIREKDNNGKVSLKSFYLKRILRIWPVYFTTLIVGFFILPVIARLIIGSESFVFLMNPLFSVLPNYIFFLANFNGALSTNVPTAVLWSVSVEEQFYLVWPFVIAFLPRKHLLKFLSTIILISCLYRYFYAFFPDMISYSTFSVMSDLAVGSVLAYLLYTKNNLMDGLFSKIKVAPKKIIALLYTFLILIIAGRHYATDALISHSIFYSLFVSIFPLILASTYALIIFEQNESSGSIFKIGRSKILTSLGKISYGLYSYHMIAFVIVLLSMYCFGIDIWHMSIINWFISMGLSLTTVYVLATLSYYGMEKYFLSKKPKH, encoded by the coding sequence GTGTCTGTAGTAACAAACGATGCGATGGCGGACAACCATCATAAACCTTTATATTTTGAAAATCTTGATGGACTTAGGTTCATAGCTTTTTTTGCTGTCTTTATTTCTCATGCATCGTTATTTCTAGGGTATGACAATAATTCTTATTTTTATCAGCTATTTAAAAAGTATATTCTAGTAAATGGAGATGTTGGCGTATCATTTTTCTTTGTACTTTCTGGTTTTTTGATTACCTACCTATTGATTAGAGAAAAAGATAATAATGGTAAGGTATCTTTGAAAAGTTTCTATCTTAAAAGAATTCTTAGAATATGGCCGGTGTATTTCACAACTCTTATTGTTGGTTTTTTTATATTACCAGTAATAGCGCGCTTAATTATTGGCTCTGAAAGTTTTGTTTTTCTGATGAACCCATTGTTCTCAGTACTACCTAACTATATATTTTTTCTTGCTAACTTCAATGGCGCTTTGAGTACTAATGTGCCAACAGCTGTTCTTTGGTCAGTATCAGTTGAAGAGCAATTCTATCTAGTTTGGCCATTTGTAATAGCTTTTCTTCCCAGGAAACATCTATTGAAATTCCTAAGCACTATTATTTTAATATCGTGTTTATATAGATATTTTTATGCTTTTTTTCCAGACATGATATCATATTCGACATTTTCTGTTATGTCCGATTTAGCAGTTGGATCAGTTTTAGCATACTTACTTTATACTAAAAATAATTTAATGGATGGTTTATTTTCTAAGATCAAAGTTGCTCCAAAAAAAATCATTGCTTTACTGTATACATTTTTAATACTAATTATAGCAGGAAGACATTATGCTACTGACGCATTAATTTCTCATTCTATTTTTTACAGCCTTTTTGTTTCGATATTTCCTCTAATCCTAGCCTCTACCTATGCACTTATAATTTTTGAGCAGAATGAATCAAGTGGATCAATTTTTAAAATCGGGAGATCAAAAATACTTACCTCGCTTGGAAAGATTTCTTATGGATTATATTCATATCACATGATTGCATTTGTTATAGTACTGCTTTCTATGTATTGCTTCGGAATCGATATATGGCACATGTCCATTATCAATTGGTTCATATCTATGGGGCTATCATTGACTACCGTGTACGTGCTAGCAACGCTTTCATATTATGGAATGGAAAAATATTTCTTGAGTAAAAAGCCAAAACATTGA
- a CDS encoding nitronate monooxygenase produces the protein MNAKTNDSLVSVSADSVKLPPIIQGGMGVGVSGWRLANAAARAGAIGTVSLTAVANLLAYVLQKGDPTGDYRRSLKRFPYPKIVEMVMNAYFVDGGIKEGKKQKPVPMYTFEPSNLLMGLTICASFVFVDLSKEGHSKPIFINLLHEVPMPNLYSVLGAMLANVDGVVMGAGIPKEMPKLIDDIMNGERITYPIYVVGQDKVPGSDKNTVDLVFDCVSFFGERLYIKNRPLFLPIVASNTLLERLHKTYPGKIYGFIIEAPTAGGHNAPPRGKDLILNARGEPVYGERDVVDFARVASLGVPFYIAGGLASPQGLRYAQSVGANGIQVGSAFAFCEESGTREDLKSQSRKLGFNGSLDTFTDGDASPTGFPFKVSRVSETLSEEVVYNERKRVCNIGLLRTAYIKDDGSIGFRCSAEPIDNFVSKGGCIECTKRTVCLCNALMSTAGARDGEKPILTAGDSLGFFKVFMAHEDATYYAEDVVRYIEGV, from the coding sequence ATGAATGCAAAAACTAATGATAGTTTAGTATCAGTGAGCGCCGATTCAGTTAAGCTACCGCCCATCATTCAAGGTGGAATGGGGGTTGGAGTTTCTGGTTGGAGACTTGCAAATGCTGCAGCTCGTGCGGGTGCAATTGGCACCGTATCACTTACTGCGGTCGCCAACCTGTTGGCATATGTATTACAAAAAGGTGATCCAACTGGCGATTATCGTAGGTCACTAAAAAGATTTCCATATCCAAAAATTGTGGAGATGGTTATGAATGCATATTTTGTCGATGGTGGTATTAAGGAAGGAAAGAAGCAAAAACCTGTCCCGATGTATACCTTCGAACCCTCAAATTTATTGATGGGTTTAACAATTTGTGCGAGCTTTGTATTTGTAGATTTGTCGAAGGAAGGTCATTCAAAACCTATCTTTATCAATCTACTTCATGAAGTTCCGATGCCGAATCTTTACAGTGTACTGGGTGCGATGCTTGCTAACGTTGATGGTGTTGTAATGGGTGCTGGTATTCCAAAAGAAATGCCAAAGCTCATTGATGACATTATGAATGGCGAAAGGATCACTTATCCAATTTACGTCGTTGGTCAGGACAAAGTTCCTGGTTCCGATAAAAACACTGTGGACTTGGTGTTTGATTGTGTTTCGTTTTTTGGAGAAAGACTGTACATCAAGAATCGTCCTTTGTTTTTACCTATTGTGGCATCCAATACGCTTCTTGAGCGTTTGCATAAAACATATCCAGGAAAAATCTATGGATTTATTATTGAGGCTCCAACTGCTGGCGGGCATAACGCTCCACCTCGCGGAAAGGACTTAATACTGAATGCTCGTGGGGAACCTGTGTATGGGGAACGTGACGTTGTGGATTTTGCTAGGGTAGCAAGTTTGGGTGTTCCATTTTATATTGCTGGTGGACTTGCTTCTCCTCAGGGTCTACGCTACGCACAAAGTGTTGGAGCAAATGGTATCCAAGTTGGATCGGCTTTTGCTTTTTGTGAGGAATCTGGCACTCGAGAGGATTTAAAAAGCCAGTCTAGAAAGCTGGGCTTCAATGGTAGTCTCGATACTTTTACTGATGGCGATGCATCACCTACAGGTTTTCCATTCAAGGTTTCTAGAGTCTCTGAAACGCTTTCTGAAGAAGTCGTATATAATGAGCGCAAGCGCGTTTGTAATATTGGGCTACTGAGGACGGCATATATCAAGGATGACGGAAGCATTGGATTTAGGTGTTCTGCTGAACCTATCGACAATTTTGTCAGTAAAGGCGGTTGCATAGAGTGCACAAAACGTACTGTGTGTCTCTGTAACGCTCTCATGTCTACAGCGGGAGCAAGAGATGGAGAGAAGCCCATTCTTACCGCCGGTGACTCCTTAGGGTTCTTCAAAGTATTTATGGCGCATGAAGATGCTACATACTATGCGGAGGATGTCGTGAGGTACATTGAAGGTGTGTGA
- a CDS encoding PAS domain S-box protein, whose amino-acid sequence MDKLFLNEQRCQCGKLLLKGLFFDGALEIKCKKCGTINRIGSIKLADDDTHYMLIRNSKGVITNVSQSACLLLGYTHEELIGKNFSEINPLLSKRLDESFFFTDSLLGDDNYIKFDTTHRTKDGRNVPINVVARLYHPTESDKQILLLAELIDEEKNENVSKKNDLEFMANVCDLYFDIDKNGMIEYVSQSAEKITGYLQDEFVGKKFFDFTTDGDTEEAIKIFKNFSLLGQPYRINSRAFLNKKGHTMSGEMYFAPKYNDMGNFVGYCVLSWLKNNK is encoded by the coding sequence TTGGACAAATTATTTTTAAATGAGCAAAGATGCCAATGCGGCAAGCTTCTACTTAAGGGGCTGTTTTTTGACGGTGCACTTGAGATAAAGTGTAAGAAATGTGGAACCATAAATAGAATAGGTAGCATAAAATTGGCTGATGATGATACTCATTATATGCTTATAAGAAATAGTAAGGGCGTTATTACAAACGTTAGTCAATCAGCTTGTCTTCTTTTAGGATACACACATGAAGAATTGATAGGGAAAAACTTTAGTGAAATAAATCCACTTCTATCTAAAAGACTTGATGAAAGTTTCTTCTTTACTGACTCATTATTGGGCGACGACAATTATATAAAATTTGATACTACTCATAGAACTAAGGATGGAAGGAATGTTCCAATAAATGTAGTAGCAAGATTATATCATCCAACTGAAAGTGATAAACAAATATTGTTGCTTGCTGAATTAATTGATGAGGAAAAGAATGAGAATGTTTCTAAAAAAAATGACTTGGAGTTTATGGCTAATGTCTGTGATCTATATTTTGATATTGATAAAAATGGAATGATAGAATATGTTAGTCAGTCCGCTGAAAAAATCACAGGATACTTACAAGATGAGTTTGTTGGAAAGAAGTTTTTTGATTTTACAACTGATGGAGATACAGAAGAGGCTATAAAAATCTTTAAAAATTTCTCATTACTTGGACAGCCTTATAGAATAAACAGTAGGGCTTTTTTGAACAAAAAAGGTCATACAATGAGTGGAGAAATGTATTTTGCCCCTAAGTATAATGATATGGGTAATTTTGTTGGTTATTGTGTGTTGTCTTGGTTAAAAAATAACAAGTAA